ATGGGTGCCAGAGCGCCGACCCACGAATCGAAGAGCTGTACCGCCTGGACCCCCGCCTCGATCTGAGCCTCGAGGTAGCCGGTAACGGTGGCCGCGAGCCTTTCCGCCAAACGATGCCAGGTGCTCGGCTCCTGGAACATGAGCGCCTTGGTCTTCTCGAAGCTCTTCGAGGGTCCCCCCTCGATCGCATAGGAGGCGAGCGTGAACGGAGCCCCGGCGAACCCGACGAGAGGGACTTCGAGCTCTTTCCTCAGGAGTCGAATCGCCTCCAGGGTGAAATCCAACTCTTCGCGGGGATCGAAGTCTCGGAGACGCTCGACGTCCGCCGCACCGTCGATGGGAGATTCGATCCTCGGACCTTCTCCCCGCACGAACGAGAATGGAATCCCGAGAGGCTCGAGGGGGATCAGGAGATCGGAGAACAGAATGGCGGCGTCGAGCTCGAACCTGCGAAGAGGCTGCAGCGTGACTTCGACGGCGAGCTCGGGCCGCCGACAGATCTCGAGGAGGCCGTAGCGCTCGCGGACGCTGCGGTACTCGGGGAGGTAGCGTCCCGCCTGGCGCATGAGCCAGACGGGCGTCGCGTCGACGCTTTCTCGGCGGCAGGCCCGGATGAAACGATCCGGTCTGCTCAATGAGCAGGTTCCGTCAGACGGATCAGCTTGCCGATGATCAAAGGATAGAGAAGGCGGCAGACGTGGAACTCGGACAGGTTCGCCTCCCGTGCAACCTCCCTCAAGCTGCGTTTGCCGTCGATCTTCGACAACACCATCCATTCGCTGGTGTTGAGATTGATCTGTCTTCCCGACTGCGAGTCCTCGGGTAGGACGAATTCCGGGACGAACCGGGTATCGGGGATGTGCTCGGCGAGAACGCTCCACTCGTCGCTGCGGCGGGCGCTCTCGATGAGAAGAACCGGGCTTCGCTCGCGAACGGT
This portion of the Vicinamibacteria bacterium genome encodes:
- a CDS encoding DUF4388 domain-containing protein — encoded protein: MTSASRTVELQGSLAKFTLSDVVQLLSSSARTGKLGLIEGDSGRAGAIYFESGTVVHAEVGVSEGEDAFFDLMRWSDGGFIFRPDEVADKKTVRERSPVLLIESARRSDEWSVLAEHIPDTRFVPEFVLPEDSQSGRQINLNTSEWMVLSKIDGKRSLREVAREANLSEFHVCRLLYPLIIGKLIRLTEPAH
- the hemE gene encoding uroporphyrinogen decarboxylase, whose product is MSRPDRFIRACRRESVDATPVWLMRQAGRYLPEYRSVRERYGLLEICRRPELAVEVTLQPLRRFELDAAILFSDLLIPLEPLGIPFSFVRGEGPRIESPIDGAADVERLRDFDPREELDFTLEAIRLLRKELEVPLVGFAGAPFTLASYAIEGGPSKSFEKTKALMFQEPSTWHRLAERLAATVTGYLEAQIEAGVQAVQLFDSWVGALAPIDYRELVFPHVRSIFAALSRYDVPRILFGTGTAGLLSEMAACGADVLGLDWRIDLERGWRAVGERTAVQGNLDPAVLCAPREILVSRIESILQQAGGRTGHVFNLGHGVLPHTPVDNVSLLVEHVHRASSRESGE